The following coding sequences lie in one Mycobacterium sp. Z3061 genomic window:
- a CDS encoding PPE domain-containing protein, whose amino-acid sequence MSFLTLPPEINSARILAGAGSAPLLSVAAGWSGLAAELGSASSFFESVTSGLVDGYWQGPASVAMRSAATPYAAWLSAAGAAAEQAASQARTVVSVYEAARSMIVHPAVISGNRNSFVSLVLSNIFGQNAPAIAAAEAVYEEFWAQDIAAMLSYHGGASAAAAALTPFTKLPLGQLAGAGGLVNAAARELAALGGTFNKGGAKAALNAVNVRLGGLLGGFNLSGLLSSLRLGTGNLANLNLHNLGLGDAGTGAAAAGRWGGHGRHFSPFSWGNFGGSNVQSLVSGLPGGGLSSVLSSGALSAALSSGNLTNLLSSPVVGSLLSSPTVSSLLSRPAVSSLLSGVHLTNGSSLSNLLTQLGVGTGGPSAAAALSTPWGNFSLNQITSYVNSHGGLQAVLTSLSNSSAFTAWVDSGALASQLSGSGVSTLLSSPAVSAVLSSPAVGAVLSSPLVSTLLSSPSVGSVLSSPALSGLLSNPTVSGLLSGVHLSNGGSLSTLLSQWGVGTGGASAAAATVSTPWGNFSLNQITSYVNSHGGVQSVLSSLSSSPVFNAWVSSEAFVSQFSSPAVSDLLSAPAVSTLLNSPTVSAVLSSPAVSTLLSSPSVSSLLSSGHLGGLLSSPAISSVLSGTGLSAKLNSLLSINHGTAEAIAADVFGNTGTGNIGFGNTGDNNVGFFNTGNGNVGIGNSGVDLRGIFNEGVGNSGLFNTGSYNTGIGNSGTANTGLFNPGNFNTGIGNRGSYNTGSFNEGSFNSGDFNGGDTNTGWFNTGNLNTGIGNSGDINTGIGNSGNMNVGMFVRGDAQGLTGFSYSVRIDQIPVDFGLRVPINMTLTGGTFDITTQPYTIGAINVGTLSSVTDSSRIGPINVPSITVSGPRLNLVIGGPGYTLFGGITGTVGPIDIPISLPVGLGFGNTTATPSSGFFNSGSGSSSGFFNTGAGSSGWQNMGLGASGVGNVGDLTSGMRNLGNSISGWFNASSLQASQAAVISGFGNVGSEVSGFFHNAVTDFTTLSIGLGNQGGLNVGGGNIGELNFGLGNVGGFNFGGGNLGDYNFGFGDLGSNNFGFGNLGDGNIGFGNSGSGNIGFGNTGNGNIGFGNWGNGNSGLANWGDNNSGIGLLGSGNVGFGGLNAGSGNIGLFNSGNNNVGFFNSGTGNTGIGNAGDYNTGIGNTSVGNTGIGNTGSYNTGFGNTGSNNTGSFNAGSFNTGDANFGDRNTGSFNGGSINTGFANSGDLNTGSFNTGSRNVGSFQLADGQQGTTIAIDFPAIPINLVAGANSVIPITGQIDPITVHVPQFGIPINVGVQFLITINFTGVQQGPALPPIVINPIVLKDLAVGANIQVPIDMTILGRLNLSLPWQPGVGNSSVSSGFFNGNSSGTSGFFNSSDLSSGFANANGALTSGWYNSGSLLSGFQNLGDAISGFANTSTVNGAAFISGVGNIGSQVSGFWNGQMSALQAALADLVAG is encoded by the coding sequence GTGAGTTTCCTGACTTTGCCACCCGAGATCAATTCAGCGCGGATTCTTGCCGGCGCCGGGTCGGCGCCGTTGCTGAGTGTGGCGGCGGGCTGGTCTGGGTTGGCCGCCGAGTTGGGTTCGGCGTCATCCTTTTTCGAGTCGGTGACTTCCGGACTCGTTGATGGGTACTGGCAGGGCCCGGCGTCGGTGGCGATGAGGTCGGCGGCGACGCCGTATGCGGCGTGGTTGAGTGCGGCGGGTGCGGCGGCCGAGCAGGCGGCCTCGCAGGCCCGGACCGTGGTCTCGGTGTATGAGGCGGCGCGGTCGATGATCGTGCATCCGGCGGTCATCTCGGGCAACCGGAATTCGTTCGTGTCGTTGGTGTTGTCCAACATCTTTGGTCAGAATGCGCCGGCGATCGCGGCGGCGGAGGCTGTCTACGAGGAGTTCTGGGCTCAGGACATCGCGGCGATGTTGAGCTATCACGGTGGGGCTTCGGCGGCGGCGGCGGCGCTGACGCCGTTCACCAAGTTGCCGTTGGGTCAGTTGGCTGGTGCGGGGGGCTTGGTCAACGCCGCGGCGAGGGAGCTTGCCGCCCTGGGCGGCACTTTCAACAAGGGCGGCGCCAAGGCCGCGTTGAATGCAGTGAATGTAAGGCTGGGCGGCCTGCTGGGTGGCTTCAACCTCAGCGGGTTGCTGAGCAGCCTGCGTTTGGGTACTGGGAACCTGGCCAACCTGAACCTGCACAACCTGGGTTTGGGTGATGCCGGCACCGGCGCGGCAGCAGCCGGGCGCTGGGGGGGCCACGGTCGTCACTTCTCGCCCTTCTCCTGGGGGAATTTCGGCGGCTCGAACGTGCAGTCGCTGGTGTCGGGTCTGCCCGGTGGCGGCCTGAGCAGCGTGTTGAGCAGCGGAGCGTTGAGCGCTGCGCTGAGCAGCGGCAATCTGACCAATTTGCTGAGCAGTCCCGTCGTCGGCAGCCTGTTGAGCAGCCCGACGGTGAGCAGTTTGTTGAGCAGGCCGGCGGTGAGCAGCCTGCTGAGCGGTGTGCATTTGACCAACGGCAGCAGCTTGAGCAATCTGCTGACCCAGTTGGGTGTGGGTACGGGTGGGCCGAGTGCGGCGGCGGCGTTGTCGACTCCGTGGGGCAACTTCTCGTTGAACCAGATCACCAGTTACGTGAATTCTCACGGTGGTTTGCAGGCCGTGTTGACCAGCTTGTCGAATTCGTCGGCGTTTACCGCGTGGGTGGATTCGGGTGCGTTGGCCAGCCAGTTGAGCGGCTCTGGGGTGAGCACTCTGCTGAGCAGCCCTGCGGTGAGCGCGGTGTTGAGTAGCCCGGCGGTGGGTGCGGTGTTGAGCAGCCCGTTGGTGAGCACGCTGTTGAGCAGTCCGTCGGTGGGCAGCGTGTTGAGCAGTCCGGCGTTGAGTGGGTTGTTGAGCAACCCGACGGTCAGTGGGCTGCTCAGTGGTGTGCACCTGAGCAACGGCGGCAGCCTGAGCACTCTGTTGTCGCAGTGGGGTGTGGGTACGGGCGGGGCGAGTGCGGCCGCGGCGACGGTGTCGACGCCGTGGGGCAACTTCTCGCTGAACCAGATCACCAGTTACGTCAACTCTCATGGTGGCGTGCAGAGCGTGCTGAGCAGCTTGTCGAGTTCGCCGGTGTTTAACGCCTGGGTGAGCTCGGAGGCGTTCGTCAGCCAGTTCAGCAGCCCGGCGGTCAGTGATCTGTTGAGCGCCCCGGCGGTGAGCACGTTGCTGAACAGCCCGACGGTGAGCGCCGTGTTGAGCAGCCCGGCGGTCAGCACGTTGCTGAGTAGCCCGTCGGTGAGCAGCCTGCTGAGTTCGGGGCATCTGGGCGGCCTGTTGAGCAGCCCGGCGATTAGTAGCGTGCTCAGTGGGACGGGTTTGTCGGCCAAGCTGAACAGTCTGCTGAGCATTAACCACGGCACGGCCGAAGCGATCGCCGCCGATGTCTTCGGTAATACCGGTACCGGCAATATCGGGTTCGGTAATACCGGGGATAACAACGTCGGGTTCTTCAACACCGGTAACGGCAACGTTGGTATCGGTAACTCCGGTGTTGATCTGCGCGGCATTTTCAATGAAGGGGTGGGCAACTCCGGGTTGTTCAACACCGGTAGCTACAACACCGGTATCGGTAACTCCGGCACCGCTAACACCGGTCTGTTCAATCCGGGGAACTTCAATACCGGTATCGGTAACCGGGGCAGCTACAACACCGGAAGCTTCAACGAGGGCAGTTTCAACAGCGGTGACTTCAACGGCGGTGACACCAATACCGGGTGGTTCAATACCGGCAACCTCAACACCGGTATCGGTAACTCCGGGGACATCAATACCGGCATCGGCAACTCCGGCAACATGAACGTCGGGATGTTCGTGCGCGGTGACGCCCAGGGCCTCACCGGGTTTTCCTACTCGGTGCGCATCGACCAGATTCCCGTGGACTTCGGTTTGCGAGTGCCGATCAACATGACGCTGACCGGTGGCACATTCGACATCACCACGCAGCCGTACACCATCGGGGCGATCAATGTCGGCACGCTGAGCTCCGTAACGGACTCGTCCAGGATCGGTCCCATCAACGTTCCGTCCATCACGGTCAGCGGACCACGGCTGAATCTCGTCATCGGCGGCCCGGGATACACGCTGTTCGGCGGCATCACCGGCACCGTCGGCCCGATCGATATTCCGATCTCGCTGCCGGTGGGCCTGGGCTTCGGCAATACGACGGCTACCCCGTCGTCGGGATTCTTCAATAGCGGCTCGGGTAGTTCCTCGGGGTTCTTCAACACCGGAGCGGGCAGCTCGGGGTGGCAGAACATGGGACTGGGTGCCTCGGGTGTGGGCAATGTGGGCGACCTGACCTCGGGCATGCGCAACCTGGGCAACAGCATCTCGGGCTGGTTCAACGCGAGTTCGTTGCAGGCCTCGCAGGCGGCGGTCATCTCTGGCTTCGGCAATGTCGGCAGCGAGGTCTCCGGGTTCTTCCACAACGCGGTGACCGACTTCACCACCTTGAGCATCGGGCTGGGCAATCAGGGTGGCCTGAACGTGGGTGGGGGCAACATCGGGGAGCTGAACTTCGGCCTGGGCAATGTGGGCGGCTTCAACTTCGGTGGCGGCAACCTCGGTGATTACAACTTCGGGTTCGGTGACCTGGGCAGCAACAACTTCGGGTTCGGCAACCTGGGCGATGGCAACATCGGCTTCGGCAACTCCGGCAGCGGCAACATCGGCTTCGGTAACACCGGCAACGGCAACATCGGGTTCGGTAACTGGGGTAACGGCAACAGCGGTTTGGCTAACTGGGGTGATAACAACTCCGGTATCGGGTTGCTCGGCAGCGGCAATGTCGGCTTCGGCGGCTTGAACGCCGGTAGCGGCAACATCGGCCTGTTCAACTCCGGAAACAACAACGTCGGCTTCTTCAACTCCGGCACCGGTAACACCGGTATCGGCAACGCCGGTGACTACAACACCGGCATCGGCAACACCAGCGTCGGCAACACCGGGATCGGCAACACCGGCAGCTACAACACCGGCTTCGGCAACACCGGCAGCAACAACACGGGAAGTTTCAACGCCGGCAGCTTCAACACCGGTGATGCCAACTTCGGCGATCGCAACACCGGAAGCTTCAACGGCGGCAGTATCAACACCGGCTTCGCCAACTCCGGCGACCTCAACACCGGTTCCTTCAACACCGGCAGCAGGAACGTCGGGTCCTTCCAGCTGGCCGACGGCCAGCAGGGTACGACCATCGCGATCGATTTCCCGGCGATTCCGATCAACCTGGTGGCGGGTGCCAACTCGGTGATCCCGATCACCGGTCAGATCGACCCGATCACCGTCCACGTTCCTCAGTTCGGCATCCCCATCAACGTGGGGGTTCAGTTCCTCATCACCATCAATTTCACCGGAGTCCAGCAAGGCCCAGCGTTGCCCCCCATCGTCATCAACCCGATCGTCCTGAAAGACCTCGCGGTCGGGGCGAACATACAGGTACCCATCGACATGACGATCCTCGGCCGACTCAACCTCTCGCTGCCGTGGCAGCCCGGTGTTGGGAACTCCTCGGTGTCGTCGGGATTCTTCAATGGGAATTCCAGCGGTACGTCCGGTTTCTTCAACTCCAGCGATCTGAGTTCGGGTTTCGCCAACGCCAACGGGGCGTTGACCTCGGGCTGGTACAACTCCGGTTCGTTGCTGTCGGGCTTCCAGAACCTGGGCGACGCCATCTCGGGCTTCGCCAACACCAGCACAGTCAACGGCGCGGCGTTCATCTCCGGCGTCGGCAACATCGGCAGCCAGGTCTCCGGCTTCTGGAACGGCCAGATGAGTGCGCTGCAGGCGGCGCTGGCGGACTTGGTGGCCGGCTGA
- a CDS encoding PPE domain-containing protein, translating to MSFLTLPPEINSLNMLLGAGSAPMASVASAWDGLASELGSAGSFFESVTSGLIDGAWQGPAAAAMGAAASPYAAWLSAAGAAAEQAAAQARVVVAAFESARSMIVHPALIAGNRNALVRLAISNLFGQNWPAIAAAEAAYEEFWAQDVVAMLSYHGGASAAAAALTPFTKLPLGQLVGAGGLVNAAVTEFAGLAGTFTKGGGSIRAALGSGNVRLGSLLGGFNLSGVLSSLQLGTGNLASLNLVTAGLSNSGSISAVLSSGSLSSLLSSPAVNSFVSSLNLGTANLGAVLNQLGVAGTTGATAAAGWGHHWGGSWGHGFGGFGGSGRGLGFLTGLLNSGVVSNAISSGSVSAVLSSPVVTGLLNSSAVNTLLSSTTVSSLLSSPTVSSLLSSKAVSSLVGSLHLSDGSSLSNLLSQLGVGATGSGGASAAALSTPWGNFSLNQITNYVNSHGGLQAVLTNLSNSAAFTAWVDSGALASQLSSSGVSTLLSSPAVSAVLSSPAVGAVLSSPLVSTLLSSPSVGSVLSSPALSGLLSNPTVSGLLSGVHLSNGGSLSTLLSQWGVGTGGASAAAATVSTPWGNFSLNQITSYVNSHGGVQSVLSSLSSSPVFNAWVSSEAFVSQFSSPAVSDLLSAPAVSTLLNSPTVSAVLSSPAVSTLLSSPSVSSLLSSGHLGGLLSSPAISSVLSGTGLSAKLNSLLSINHGTAEAIAADVFGNTGTGNIGFGNTGDNNVGFFNTGNGNVGIGNSGVDLRGIFNEGVGNSGLFNTGSYNTGIGNSGTANTGLFNPGNFNTGIGNRGSYNTGSFNEGSFNSGDFNGGDTNTGWFNTGNLNTGIGNSGDINTGIGNSGNMNVGMFVRGDAQGATSISYSVHINQIPVDFGMRFPVNTTIAGGTFDITTQPWNIGALNLGTLSNTSGTIGPIDVPSITISGPRLHFTLGAPGYTTYGGIVGTIGPIDIPLFSIPVGMGFGNTTATPSSGFFNSGSGGSSGFFNTGAGSSGWQNIGLGASGVSNVGDLTSGMRNLGNSISGWFNASSLQASQAAVISGFGNVGSEVSGFFHNAVTDFTTFSIGLGNQGGLNVGGGNIGQLNFGFGNVGDFNFGGGNLGDYNFGFGDLGSNNFGFGNLGDGNIGFGNSGSGNIGFGNTGNGNIGFGNWGNGNSGLANWGDNNSGIGLLGSGNVGFGGLNAGSGNIGLFNSGNNNVGFFNSGTGNTGIGNAGDYNTGIGNTSVGNTGIGNTGSYNTGFGNTGSYNAGSFNAGSFNTGSANAGDLNTGAFNGGSINTGFANSGDLNTGSFNTGSMNTGSFILADSRVLDGFTIPINFPAIPIDLVASTNVAIPITGQFDPITIYPIIVNVPVNMNALGLVSINGVVPSAIVDPIVINPIVLMDVVYGADFALPIQLTLLGQLNLRVPGLLGIGNSVGSLASGFFNGSSSGTSGFFNSSSLSSGFANANGLLTSGWYNSGSLLSGWQNLGDAISGFANTSTLAANTAAMISGVGNIGSQVSGFWNGQFSALQAALADLVAG from the coding sequence GTGAGTTTCCTGACCTTGCCACCCGAGATCAACTCGCTGAACATGTTGCTCGGCGCGGGATCGGCGCCGATGGCGTCGGTGGCGTCGGCGTGGGACGGTTTGGCGTCCGAGTTGGGTTCGGCAGGATCGTTCTTCGAGTCGGTGACCTCCGGCTTGATTGACGGCGCCTGGCAGGGCCCGGCTGCGGCGGCGATGGGGGCCGCGGCCTCGCCCTATGCGGCGTGGTTGAGCGCTGCGGGTGCGGCGGCTGAGCAAGCCGCCGCTCAGGCTCGGGTGGTGGTGGCCGCGTTTGAGTCCGCGCGGTCGATGATTGTGCACCCGGCGCTGATCGCGGGCAATCGCAATGCGTTGGTGAGGCTTGCGATCTCGAATCTGTTCGGGCAGAACTGGCCGGCGATCGCGGCGGCGGAAGCGGCCTACGAGGAGTTCTGGGCTCAGGACGTGGTGGCGATGCTGAGCTATCACGGTGGCGCGTCGGCGGCCGCGGCGGCGCTGACGCCGTTCACCAAGTTGCCGTTGGGTCAGTTGGTCGGCGCGGGGGGCTTGGTCAACGCCGCGGTGACCGAATTTGCCGGCCTGGCCGGCACTTTCACCAAGGGCGGCGGCAGCATCAGGGCTGCGCTTGGATCGGGCAATGTGAGGCTGGGCAGCCTGCTGGGCGGCTTCAACCTCAGCGGGGTGCTCAGTAGCCTGCAGCTCGGCACCGGCAACCTCGCCAGCCTGAACCTGGTGACTGCTGGTCTGTCCAACTCCGGAAGCATCAGCGCAGTGCTGAGCAGCGGCAGTCTGAGCAGCTTGCTGAGCAGCCCGGCGGTGAACAGCTTCGTGAGCAGTCTGAATCTGGGCACCGCCAACCTCGGCGCCGTGCTGAACCAACTGGGTGTCGCCGGCACCACCGGGGCGACGGCGGCCGCGGGGTGGGGTCACCACTGGGGTGGCTCATGGGGCCATGGCTTTGGTGGCTTCGGTGGCTCGGGCCGCGGCCTGGGCTTCCTGACCGGCCTGCTGAACTCCGGCGTCGTGAGCAACGCCATCAGCAGCGGAAGTGTGAGCGCCGTGTTGAGCAGCCCGGTGGTGACGGGTCTGTTGAATAGCTCAGCGGTCAACACCCTGCTCAGCAGCACCACCGTGAGCAGTTTGTTGAGCAGCCCGACGGTGAGCAGTTTGTTGAGCAGCAAGGCTGTGAGCAGCCTGGTCGGCAGTTTGCACTTGAGCGATGGCAGCAGCTTGAGCAACCTGTTGTCGCAGTTGGGTGTGGGTGCGACCGGTTCGGGTGGGGCGAGTGCGGCGGCGTTGTCGACTCCGTGGGGCAATTTCTCGTTGAACCAGATCACCAATTACGTCAACTCTCACGGTGGTCTGCAGGCCGTGTTGACCAACTTGTCGAACTCGGCGGCGTTTACCGCGTGGGTGGATTCGGGTGCGTTGGCCAGCCAGTTGAGCAGTTCTGGGGTGAGCACTCTGCTGAGCAGCCCTGCGGTGAGCGCGGTGTTGAGTAGCCCGGCGGTGGGTGCGGTGTTGAGCAGCCCGTTGGTGAGCACGCTGTTGAGCAGTCCGTCGGTGGGCAGCGTGTTGAGCAGTCCGGCGTTGAGTGGGTTGTTGAGCAACCCGACGGTCAGTGGGCTGCTCAGTGGTGTGCACCTGAGCAACGGCGGCAGCCTGAGCACTCTGTTGTCGCAGTGGGGTGTGGGTACGGGCGGGGCGAGTGCGGCCGCGGCGACGGTGTCGACGCCGTGGGGCAACTTCTCGCTGAACCAGATCACCAGTTACGTCAACTCTCATGGTGGCGTGCAGAGCGTGCTGAGCAGCTTGTCGAGTTCGCCGGTGTTTAACGCCTGGGTGAGCTCGGAGGCGTTCGTCAGCCAGTTCAGCAGCCCGGCGGTCAGTGATCTGTTGAGCGCCCCGGCGGTGAGCACGTTGCTGAACAGCCCGACGGTGAGCGCCGTGTTGAGCAGCCCGGCGGTCAGCACGTTGCTGAGTAGCCCGTCGGTGAGCAGCCTGCTGAGTTCGGGGCATCTGGGCGGCCTGTTGAGCAGCCCGGCGATTAGTAGCGTGCTCAGTGGGACGGGTTTGTCGGCCAAGCTGAACAGTCTGCTGAGCATTAACCACGGCACGGCCGAAGCGATCGCCGCCGATGTCTTCGGTAATACCGGTACCGGCAATATCGGGTTCGGTAATACCGGGGATAACAACGTCGGGTTCTTCAACACCGGTAACGGCAACGTTGGTATCGGTAACTCCGGTGTTGATCTGCGCGGCATTTTCAATGAAGGGGTGGGCAACTCCGGGTTGTTCAACACCGGCAGTTACAACACCGGTATCGGTAACTCCGGCACCGCCAACACCGGTCTGTTCAATCCGGGGAACTTCAATACCGGTATCGGTAACCGGGGCAGCTACAACACCGGAAGCTTCAACGAGGGCAGCTTCAACAGCGGTGACTTCAACGGCGGTGACACCAACACCGGCTGGTTCAATACCGGCAACCTCAACACCGGTATCGGTAACTCCGGGGACATCAATACCGGCATCGGCAACTCCGGCAACATGAACGTCGGGATGTTCGTCCGCGGCGACGCGCAAGGCGCGACCAGTATTTCCTACTCGGTCCACATCAACCAGATTCCTGTGGACTTCGGCATGAGATTCCCGGTGAACACGACGATTGCCGGGGGCACATTCGACATCACGACTCAGCCGTGGAACATCGGGGCACTGAACCTAGGCACTCTCAGCAACACGTCCGGCACCATCGGTCCCATCGACGTTCCGAGCATCACGATCAGCGGACCACGGCTGCACTTCACACTCGGCGCCCCGGGATACACCACGTACGGCGGCATCGTCGGCACCATCGGCCCGATCGATATTCCGTTGTTCTCGATCCCGGTGGGCATGGGCTTCGGCAACACGACGGCTACCCCGTCATCGGGATTCTTCAATAGCGGCTCGGGCGGTTCCTCGGGGTTCTTCAACACCGGCGCGGGCAGTTCCGGGTGGCAGAACATCGGACTGGGTGCCTCGGGTGTGAGCAACGTGGGCGACCTGACCTCGGGCATGCGCAACCTGGGCAACAGCATCTCGGGCTGGTTCAACGCGAGTTCGTTGCAGGCCTCGCAGGCGGCGGTCATCTCTGGCTTCGGCAATGTCGGCAGCGAGGTCTCCGGGTTCTTCCACAACGCGGTGACCGACTTCACCACCTTCAGCATCGGGCTGGGCAATCAGGGTGGCCTGAATGTGGGCGGCGGCAACATCGGGCAGCTGAACTTCGGCTTCGGCAACGTGGGGGACTTCAACTTCGGTGGCGGCAACCTCGGGGACTACAACTTCGGGTTCGGTGACCTGGGCAGCAACAACTTCGGGTTCGGCAACCTGGGCGATGGCAACATCGGCTTCGGCAACTCCGGCAGCGGCAACATCGGCTTCGGTAACACCGGCAACGGCAACATCGGGTTCGGTAACTGGGGTAACGGCAACAGCGGTTTGGCTAACTGGGGTGATAACAACTCCGGTATCGGGTTGCTCGGCAGCGGCAATGTCGGCTTCGGCGGCTTGAACGCCGGTAGCGGCAACATCGGCCTGTTCAACTCCGGAAACAACAACGTCGGCTTCTTCAACTCCGGCACCGGTAACACCGGTATCGGCAACGCCGGTGACTACAACACCGGCATCGGCAACACCAGCGTCGGCAACACCGGGATCGGCAACACCGGCAGCTACAACACCGGCTTCGGCAACACCGGCAGCTACAACGCGGGAAGTTTCAACGCCGGCAGCTTTAACACCGGCTCCGCCAACGCGGGCGACCTCAACACCGGAGCCTTCAACGGCGGCAGTATCAACACCGGCTTCGCCAACTCCGGCGACCTCAACACCGGTTCCTTCAACACCGGCAGCATGAACACCGGTTCATTCATCCTGGCCGACAGCCGAGTGCTCGACGGTTTCACCATCCCGATCAATTTCCCGGCGATTCCGATCGACCTCGTGGCGAGTACAAACGTGGCGATCCCGATCACCGGTCAATTCGACCCGATCACCATCTACCCGATCATTGTCAATGTCCCCGTCAACATGAACGCGCTCGGTCTCGTCAGCATCAATGGAGTCGTCCCGTCCGCAATAGTGGACCCAATCGTCATCAACCCGATCGTCCTGATGGACGTCGTGTATGGCGCGGACTTTGCGCTGCCCATCCAGTTGACGCTCCTCGGCCAACTCAACCTCAGGGTGCCGGGGCTGCTCGGTATCGGGAACTCCGTGGGGTCGCTGGCGTCGGGATTCTTCAACGGAAGTTCCAGCGGCACGTCCGGTTTCTTCAACTCGAGCAGTCTGAGTTCGGGCTTCGCCAACGCCAACGGGTTGCTGACGTCGGGCTGGTACAACTCCGGTTCGTTGCTGTCGGGCTGGCAGAACCTGGGCGACGCCATCTCCGGTTTCGCCAACACCAGCACACTGGCCGCGAACACCGCGGCCATGATCTCCGGCGTCGGCAACATCGGCAGCCAGGTCTCCGGCTTCTGGAACGGCCAGTTCAGTGCGCTGCAAGCGGCGCTGGCGGACTTGGTGGCCGGCTGA